In one Alnus glutinosa chromosome 14, dhAlnGlut1.1, whole genome shotgun sequence genomic region, the following are encoded:
- the LOC133856690 gene encoding zinc finger BED domain-containing protein DAYSLEEPER-like has protein sequence MEDRSRPMEVNEVVLVNEVDLGDDTTTHSITLGAAGSGNAPDQSVTVDTPHFDPPTVRTTSPTVSHTVGSVPTPGDVSTSTSVFEKKQRQKTSKVWDDFSQVEVLGVKKSQCNWCKRLFAVSKSSSTSTLGRHLVACVKYVESNSKKQKVLTRDRGELGGGASLTNFSFSEKRVRELAVHMVLFHEYPFNMMEHELFNKFMKVCTPHWKKISRATLKSDCITIYLSEKKKIKAMLGGIEKVNITTDIGVVIADALRKCFIECGIEDKVLTITVDNARANDSAIRIIKDDFELRNELDVGGRLFHVRCCAHVTNLLVQARLAEIGDIVDSVRQGIKYVVASEGRLKEFSEIAKRLHLPSKKLVLDVPSYTLEHSKKCSQDITKLIKHFSGL, from the exons ATGGAGGACAGAAGTCGGCCTATGGAAGTCAATGAAGTTGTATTAGTCAATGAAGTAGACTTAGGTGATGATACAACTACTCATTCCATTACCCTTGGAGCTGCTGGCAGTGGAAATGCACCAGACCAATCAGTAACTGTAGATACTCCTCATTTCGATCCCCCAACTGTAAGAACTACTAGTCCTACTGTTTCTCACACTGTGGGTAGTGTTCCTACTCCTGGTGATGTTAGTACTAGTACTAGTGTATTTGAGAAGAAACAGAGGCAAAAGACTTCTAAAGTTTGGGATGACTTCTCTCAAGTTGAAGTTTTAGGTGTAAAAAAATCTCAGTGTAATTGGTGTAAAAGGCTGTTTGCTGTTTCCAAATCTAGTTCTACCTCAACACTTGGTAGGCATTTGGTAGCTTGTGTGAAGTATGTGGAGTCCAACAGTAAGAAGCAAAAGGTTTTGACACGTGATCGTGGTGAGCTAGGTGGGGGGGCtagtttgacaaatttttcttttagtgaGAAGAGGGTTAGGGAACTCGCTGTCCACATGGTGCTCTTCCACGAGTACCCTTTTAACATGATGGAACATGAACTTTTTAACAAGTTTATGAAGGTATGCACGCCCCATTGGAAAAAGATCAGTCGTGCAACTTTGAAAAGTGATTGCATAACTATATACCTtagtgagaagaagaagattaaagCAATGCTTGGTGGGATTGAGAAGGTAAACATAACAACTGATAT TGGTGTTGTTATTGCTGATGCCCTTAGGAAGTGTTTCATAGAATGTGGCATTGAGGATAAGGTATTAACAATAACAGTTGATAATGCAAGAGCAAATGATTCTGCCATTAGAATCATTAAAGATGATTTTGAGTTGAGGAATGAGCTGGATGTTGGGGGTCGGTTATTCCATGTGCGATGTTGTGCGCATGTGACAAATTTGTTGGTGCAAGCAAGGCTTGCTGAAATTGGAGACATTGTTGATTCTGTTAGGCAAGGAATAAAGTATGTGGTTGCTTCAGAGGGAAGGTTGAAAGAGTTTAGTGAAATAGCTAAACGTTTGCATTTGCCATCTAAGAAACTGGTTCTAGATGTCCCTAGCTACACGTTGGAACATTCAAAGAAGTGTTCCCAAGATATCACCAAGTTGATCAAGCATTTTAGTGGGTTGTGA
- the LOC133857664 gene encoding UDP-N-acetylglucosamine transporter UGNT1-like — protein sequence MASEKNQKLPVSDPSKREESYKKGSALTKNGAYAAISYMASAVLLVMFNKAVLSSYNFPCANVITLFQMLCSSSFLYAMKCWKIISFTTDEPQSITNNPATLVPFKTLVHTLPLALSYLIYMLVSMESVRGINIPMYTTLRRTTVAFTMIVEYLLTGKKHSPSVVNCVGIIILGAFVAGARDLSFDVYAYTVVFFSNICTAMYLASIARIGKSSGLNTFGLMWCNGVICGPILLFLTSIRGDLEVTLNFPHLFSPGFQAVMLLSCIMAFLINYCVFLNTTLNSALTQTICGNLKDLLTVGLGWLLFGGLPFDPLNVLGQSLGFLGSCLYAYCKVQGK from the exons ATGGCTTCAGAGAAGAATCAAAAACTGCCGGTGTCCGATCCCTCAAAGCGCGAAGAGAGCTACAAGAAAGGCTCGGCCCTTACAAAGAATGGAGCCTACGCTGCCATCTCTTACATGGCCTCTGCAG TTCTCTTGGTAATGTTCAACAAAGCAGTCCTTTCTTCTTACAATTTCCCATGTGCGAATGTCATCACACTTTTTCAG ATGTTATGTTCATCTTCATTTCTCTATGCAATGAAATGCTGGAAGATCATTTCTTTCACAACAGATGAACCACAGAGCATTACCAATAATCCAGCTACCCTTGTACCGTTTAAGACATTGGTTCACACCCTTCCTCTTGCATTATCGTATTTGATTTACATG CTGGTCTCAATGGAATCTGTCCGGGGCATAAATATTCCGATGTACACCACCCTCAGACGGACCACTGTGGCTTTTACGATGATTGTTGAGTATCTTTTAACTGGAAAGAAGCACTCACCTTCTGTTGTCAACTG TGTGGGGATCATTATACTTGGTGCCTTTGTTGCTGGAGCTCGGGACTTGTCATTTGATGTCTATGCTTATACAGTCGTTTTCTTTTCAAACATCTGTACAGCAATGTATCTTGCTTCTATAGCTCGTATTG GTAAATCCAGTGGTCTGAATACCTTTGGGCTTATGTGGTGCAATG GAGTAATATGCGGACCAATCTTGCTGTTCCTGACATCAATCAGAGGGGACCTAGAAGTGACGCTGAATTTCCCTCATTTGTTCTCTCCTGGCTTTCAG GCTGTGATGCTTCTTTCCTGTATTATGGCTTTCTTGATAAACTATTGTGTATTTTTGAATACCACTCTCAATTCAGCTCTGACACAGACGATTTGTGGTAATTTGAAG GATCTTCTTACAGTTGGGCTTGGCTGGCTACTGTTTGGTGGGCTTCCATTCGATCCA CTCAATGTTCTCGGCCAATCACTTGGTTTCCTTGGATCCTGTTTGTACGCCTATTGTAAAGTCCAAGGAAAATAA